The following are encoded in a window of Limibacter armeniacum genomic DNA:
- a CDS encoding NAD(P)H-binding protein: MQKATNIKTISILGCGWLGLPLGAYLVEKGYQVKGSVTNKAKGAELEAAGIKPYVIRLNPSPEGDSLDAFLDSDLVIISIPPKFREHQMLTWHAEQVKYVKEAVERLPIDKVIYISSTAVYPDTNGIVNENSSTSQADNAKSILLAEELLRINTPFDTTILRCGGLMGYDRMLCKYLAGKKGIETGDLPVNYIHRDDVIGIIEQVILQDKWNTVLNAVAPEHPSREALCIKQSEEFGYEMPEFEKPRRLPDHKTVSGQKLKDKLGYEFKYPNPLTFAYSSPKVY, translated from the coding sequence ATGCAAAAAGCAACTAATATCAAAACCATCAGTATTTTGGGGTGTGGTTGGCTTGGTCTTCCTCTTGGTGCTTACCTTGTCGAAAAAGGATACCAAGTAAAGGGAAGTGTCACCAACAAAGCTAAAGGAGCTGAACTGGAAGCTGCTGGAATCAAACCCTATGTAATTCGACTGAACCCATCACCTGAAGGAGATAGTCTCGATGCCTTTTTGGACAGTGATCTGGTCATTATCAGTATCCCTCCTAAATTCAGGGAGCATCAAATGCTAACTTGGCATGCTGAACAAGTTAAATATGTAAAAGAAGCTGTAGAACGTCTCCCTATTGACAAGGTGATTTATATAAGTTCGACTGCTGTCTACCCTGACACAAATGGTATTGTGAATGAAAACAGCAGTACTTCACAGGCCGATAATGCAAAGTCAATATTATTAGCAGAAGAGCTACTTAGAATCAATACTCCTTTTGATACAACGATACTTCGCTGTGGTGGTTTGATGGGGTATGATCGTATGCTCTGCAAGTACTTGGCTGGTAAGAAAGGCATTGAAACAGGAGACCTTCCGGTCAACTATATTCATAGAGATGATGTGATTGGTATTATTGAGCAAGTAATTCTACAAGACAAATGGAATACCGTTCTCAATGCTGTGGCTCCAGAACATCCATCAAGAGAAGCATTGTGTATAAAGCAAAGCGAAGAGTTTGGATATGAAATGCCCGAATTTGAAAAGCCTCGCCGACTACCTGATCACAAGACTGTCAGTGGACAAAAGTTAAAAGATAAGTTGGGTTATGAATTCAAATATCCTAATCCACTCACTTTTGCCTATTCAAGTCCAAAAGTCTATTAA
- a CDS encoding tetratricopeptide repeat protein, whose product MKQLFTGLFCLFVLLSSNAFAQEKNHFKQFFEKGERHRKAKEYKEAIFEYSSALLIADTSATTHFWKGVCHLKLQEYDAAMKDWDKSIAIDPTFKPPYLEKINAYKAKNDNEKVIEIMNSMANADPDVDSKANGKLNIAKLLFDMKRYNRAMQFTKEAMSVKSDYMDAILMHGQVLNKLGKCVEAAQTLEKATAKLGDSNTQASAAFFYELGYAYHQCGKFDKSKEAFTRADFGPYKALIAKLQPDYYYSVASVYSQVYEYETAENMLNNALRIDETYAQANVLMADMEIKQGQYQKGIPFLQKALQNANGDKSYEMIYTRLIDMMLNAKKYAEAITYADKCLGIFPNAKNATFMKAVALNKSEKKEEAIELLNNLMNAPGVTQVDRAQYNFLLGTIYGSSKPEEAKKALTESRKGPFTNASQYLYDLIDEQTGKGI is encoded by the coding sequence ATGAAACAACTATTCACTGGACTTTTTTGTCTTTTTGTATTGCTCTCAAGCAATGCATTTGCACAGGAAAAGAACCATTTTAAACAATTTTTTGAGAAAGGTGAAAGACACCGTAAGGCAAAAGAATACAAAGAAGCAATCTTTGAGTACAGCAGTGCATTGCTAATTGCCGACACTTCAGCAACAACCCATTTTTGGAAAGGTGTCTGTCACCTGAAATTGCAGGAGTACGATGCCGCTATGAAAGACTGGGATAAGAGTATTGCTATTGACCCGACTTTCAAGCCGCCATATCTAGAAAAAATCAATGCTTATAAAGCAAAGAATGATAATGAGAAGGTCATTGAGATCATGAACAGCATGGCCAATGCAGACCCTGATGTAGACAGCAAAGCTAATGGTAAGCTGAATATTGCCAAATTGCTTTTTGATATGAAGCGATATAACAGAGCAATGCAGTTTACTAAAGAAGCTATGTCAGTGAAGTCAGATTACATGGATGCTATTCTGATGCATGGACAGGTGCTTAACAAATTAGGAAAGTGTGTTGAGGCTGCCCAGACATTGGAGAAGGCTACAGCTAAGTTAGGAGATAGTAACACTCAGGCAAGTGCTGCCTTTTTCTATGAATTAGGCTATGCTTATCACCAGTGTGGGAAATTTGATAAATCTAAAGAAGCATTTACACGTGCAGACTTTGGCCCTTACAAAGCGCTGATCGCAAAGTTACAGCCTGATTACTATTACTCGGTAGCATCTGTTTACAGCCAGGTTTATGAGTACGAAACGGCTGAAAATATGTTGAACAATGCACTGAGAATTGATGAGACTTATGCACAAGCAAACGTATTGATGGCTGATATGGAAATCAAGCAAGGTCAATATCAAAAAGGCATTCCTTTCCTGCAAAAAGCACTTCAGAATGCAAATGGGGATAAGTCTTATGAGATGATTTATACTCGTTTGATTGATATGATGCTGAATGCTAAAAAATATGCAGAGGCGATAACGTATGCAGATAAATGTTTGGGAATATTCCCTAATGCCAAAAATGCAACTTTCATGAAGGCAGTAGCACTTAATAAGAGTGAGAAGAAAGAAGAAGCAATTGAGCTGCTGAACAACTTGATGAATGCACCGGGTGTTACACAAGTAGATAGAGCCCAATACAATTTCTTATTGGGAACAATTTATGGTAGCTCAAAGCCTGAGGAAGCAAAGAAAGCATTGACAGAGTCTCGTAAAGGACCATTTACAAATGCTTCTCAGTACCTTTATGACTTGATTGATGAGCAAACAGGAAAAGGTATCTAA